A genome region from Pseudomonadota bacterium includes the following:
- the cheD gene encoding chemoreceptor glutamine deamidase CheD — protein MQRFTPGNSRWLPAALPGFAHINRYWDRSRDRFAAKILPGEYYVTRNAELIATVLGSCISACIRCRSTAIGGMNHFMLPQGRADGDGTWADTAVNAATRYGNYAMEHMINDLLKNGASRKYLEVKIVGGGRVLKQMSDVGEQNIEFVRAYLQAEGLTVSAEDVGDIYPRKVYYDPRSGKVSVKKLRSLHNDTIFERENQYRSHIEIAPVGGDVELFYGAIR, from the coding sequence ATGCAACGATTCACACCGGGTAATAGTCGCTGGCTGCCCGCCGCGCTGCCTGGATTTGCGCACATTAACCGCTACTGGGACAGATCGCGCGACCGGTTCGCCGCCAAGATCCTGCCCGGCGAATACTATGTCACACGCAATGCAGAGCTGATCGCCACCGTCCTCGGATCATGTATCTCGGCCTGCATCCGCTGCCGTTCGACCGCGATCGGCGGCATGAACCATTTCATGTTGCCCCAGGGCCGCGCGGATGGCGACGGCACGTGGGCCGACACGGCGGTCAACGCGGCGACGCGATACGGCAATTATGCGATGGAGCACATGATTAACGACCTCTTGAAAAACGGGGCAAGCCGTAAATACCTCGAAGTCAAGATCGTCGGCGGCGGCCGCGTCTTGAAACAGATGAGCGATGTGGGAGAGCAGAACATCGAATTTGTCAGAGCCTATTTGCAGGCGGAAGGTCTCACCGTCAGCGCCGAGGACGTCGGCGATATCTATCCGCGCAAGGTGTACTACGATCCCCGCAGCGGCAAGGTGTCCGTGAAAAAACTACGCTCGCTGCACAACGATACCATCTTCGAGCGGGAGAACCAGTATCGGAGTCATATTGAAATCGCTCCGGTGGGCGGTGACGTTGAGTTGTTTTATGGGGCGATTCGATGA
- a CDS encoding protein-glutamate O-methyltransferase CheR, producing the protein MNAHPAATKLEREFAFNDKHFELLRGCVREHTGITLSDAKRELVYGRLSRRLRNLGIDNFDAYCSLITAGDKDEIAHFVNAITTNLTAFFRESHHFDHLAALLPRLIEKNQSTRRLRIWSAGCSTGEEAYSIAITVRETIGHPPGWDVKILATDIDSNVLTAAANGVYHPQRADGLSRERLSRWFLRGKGKNAGMLRVVPDLQDLISFRQLNLMRPWPLRGPFDVLFCRNVVIYFGKETQRMLFNRFADVLAPDGTLFIGHSESLFKVSERYKLLGKTAHQRIM; encoded by the coding sequence ATGAATGCACATCCCGCGGCGACCAAGCTGGAGCGGGAGTTCGCGTTCAACGACAAGCATTTCGAGCTGTTACGCGGATGCGTGCGCGAGCACACCGGGATTACGCTCTCCGATGCCAAGCGGGAGCTGGTCTATGGCCGCTTGTCGCGCAGGCTCCGCAACCTCGGGATCGATAATTTTGACGCCTATTGCTCGCTCATTACCGCGGGCGATAAAGACGAGATCGCTCACTTCGTCAATGCCATCACCACCAACCTCACCGCCTTCTTTCGCGAGTCGCATCACTTCGATCACTTGGCCGCGCTCCTGCCGCGCTTAATCGAGAAGAACCAGAGCACGCGGCGGCTGCGCATCTGGTCGGCGGGCTGTTCGACCGGGGAGGAAGCGTATTCGATCGCCATCACGGTACGAGAAACGATTGGCCATCCACCCGGCTGGGATGTGAAGATCCTGGCGACGGATATCGATTCCAATGTCCTCACGGCAGCCGCGAACGGGGTTTATCACCCGCAGCGGGCGGACGGGTTGTCCCGGGAGCGTTTGAGCCGTTGGTTTCTGCGCGGCAAGGGGAAGAATGCGGGGATGCTGCGGGTGGTCCCCGATCTTCAGGATCTCATCTCCTTCCGGCAGCTTAATCTCATGCGGCCGTGGCCGCTCCGCGGCCCTTTCGATGTTCTCTTTTGCCGCAACGTCGTCATCTACTTCGGCAAGGAGACCCAACGGATGCTGTTTAACCGCTTCGCCGACGTGCTGGCGCCGGACGGGACTCTTTTCATCGGTCACTCGGAGTCCTTGTTCAAAGTCAGCGAGCGTTACAAGCTCTTGGGCAAGACGGCTCACCAAAGGATCATGTGA